The following DNA comes from Bactrocera neohumeralis isolate Rockhampton unplaced genomic scaffold, APGP_CSIRO_Bneo_wtdbg2-racon-allhic-juicebox.fasta_v2 cluster11, whole genome shotgun sequence.
taacgtttgGAGGTATTATataacatctgcataaaatttacattaaGTTACGACCCTGAAAATTGCGATTCTTAACACACACAAGAAATGGACAATGGTTAAGAGATCAAATAAagtattctttaataaatttaattcaaaaaagtatATGTCCTTTaccttgtatataattttatttttaatgtcaactaaaatacaaaaattttgttcagataaataatttttttttttaatttttaatgagatattccattcattggtttcttatttatgttctttattactaaaaattataaaaaacataaaattaaaccGAATCGCGGCATTCGTGAACGAGTAAAATTGTTCGAAATTTCCAGTTTTCGGATTGCGGCACTCGTTATCGAGTACACTCGTTCGAAATTTGACATTCTGTCATTCGATAACGAGTTGTAATTCAAACGAACCTAACGAAATGTCATTCGATTGATAATTTGCAATCGttaattcaaaagttttcaaacGTCGTGAGTCTACtcagaaaaaatcaaataaaatgtaaGTTAACGTTTATGTTATTGACTATTTTATAAATAGAATCATTTTTTTAGGacaaatgttaataaaatcaacatgagacaaaaaaatttaatggccGAATACATGCTTCGGCATCAAGATTTGGCCAAAAATATGTTGCCGAATTGTGGTCAGGGCAAAGCTGCTGCCAATAAATTGTGGGACTCCTTGGCGGTCCTGCTTAATGCGGCCGGTCCACCAATGAAGGATGCTAAGTCTTGGCGGAAAGTACGTAGATCTCCATGCATTTCCTCTTTTGATAAGTGTCTTAACAAATTTACTAACACAAAtgttattttctatatacatatacacttagGTATTTGCTGATCAAAAGCACAACGTCAAAAAGAAGTTGTCTTTCAACAAAGCGTCGAAGCAGCGAACTGGTGGTGGTCCTTACGAAGAAAAGTACCTAACAACAGCAGAGGAGCAACTGCTTCAGGCTACCGGCATGGACGTTGCGGTAGAAGGCCTGGGAGAAGTAAGAACTTTTGACAACTGCACCCCTGAAAAAGAGCCCGTCGAAAAGCTTATGGCAGAGCTTTTATACAGTGACGAAGACGACGTTCCACCGAAACCCTCTACTAGTCGCAGCGCTACGAAGAGGAGCAAACAGGATGCTGCCGATGAAAAGCTGGCCCTCATTAAAGAAAACATGATCGCGTTTGAAAGCTACCAGCAGAGTATAGGCGCAAAACTAGACAAGCTTATAGCTTTGAAGGAGAGGTCGATGGAAATGAAAGAGGAAGCTCACAAAGCTTATATGGAAGTCAAAGCAATAGAGCTGCAAATTAACCGAATACAATTAGAagccttaaaaaaataaataaataaacatacaaataataataaacatacatacacttgtTTTATTCAAATTGTATTTTCTAGCGCCAACATTATATGGTTTCGAATTTTGTGTCCAATTTTGGTTAAATGAGTTTCGTTTCCCATATCCACTTCTGTGTTAATAGCTTCACTTGCATAATGTCTGCAATACGACGCATCTTTGTgaaatgtatgcaaatgtttGCAACGCTTTCAACCAC
Coding sequences within:
- the LOC126766176 gene encoding uncharacterized protein LOC126766176, which produces MRQKNLMAEYMLRHQDLAKNMLPNCGQGKAAANKLWDSLAVLLNAAGPPMKDAKSWRKVFADQKHNVKKKLSFNKASKQRTGGGPYEEKYLTTAEEQLLQATGMDVAVEGLGEVRTFDNCTPEKEPVEKLMAELLYSDEDDVPPKPSTSRSATKRSKQDAADEKLALIKENMIAFESYQQSIGAKLDKLIALKERSMEMKEEAHKAYMEVKAIELQINRIQLEALKK